One Vibrio gazogenes genomic region harbors:
- a CDS encoding hybrid-cluster NAD(P)-dependent oxidoreductase — MSAQVDQIHIYPVKSVGGISLSQSWADKEGLAFDRRFMLALADGSMVTARKFPRLVTVRSALMPDGVLFQVEGEEPLRIRYADFKMQEIATTVWRDTFTAYTTTDEANDWFSRVIDRQVELIFTGEHSQRYRESVGNAVGFADGYPLLIISQGSLDELNRRSPEQHVMQQFRANIVISGTEPFAEDGWKRIRIGTAEFELVKPCKRCILATVEPESGQLRASQEPLKTLVQFRRDASGGVFFGQNMVVRTAGMIQTDDVVEVLEYKEKEQYPDEQPQWQTLTCVEKEEIARDFVTFWLEPQQGQTLTYLPGQHLPIALTINGETINRHYTLSSSPSRPGRLAISVKRVSDGQVSNWLLDHFQIGDILQAQAPGGQFHLQSDSSHYPLLLLSAGSGVTPMLSMLRYLADHQQMRDVVFYHQCRSVDDIPCREELEHLNHQHSGLKVIISLTQPPQEWFGLKGRFSLSHLRQVQDVERRQVFVCGPDGFMKKAKNLLMKAGLPAHYYHQEAFGAQKIAERPHLNVTLTINGEKVAGNNQQTLLEQAEDQGIAISNSCRAGLCGACRVKVTQGRVSQPDVPALEDKDRQAGMVLACCCVPDTDLEISY, encoded by the coding sequence ATGTCAGCACAAGTCGATCAGATTCATATTTATCCGGTGAAATCCGTGGGTGGGATTTCACTGTCACAAAGCTGGGCGGATAAAGAAGGGTTGGCATTTGATCGACGCTTTATGTTGGCGTTAGCGGACGGTAGTATGGTTACAGCCCGGAAATTTCCCCGACTGGTGACGGTGCGTTCGGCCCTGATGCCTGACGGCGTACTGTTTCAGGTTGAGGGCGAAGAGCCGCTGCGGATCCGCTATGCGGATTTTAAAATGCAGGAAATTGCCACCACGGTTTGGCGTGATACCTTCACGGCTTATACCACCACCGATGAAGCGAATGATTGGTTTAGCCGGGTGATTGATCGGCAGGTTGAACTGATCTTTACCGGTGAACATTCACAGCGTTATCGTGAATCGGTCGGTAATGCAGTGGGGTTCGCCGACGGCTATCCTTTACTGATCATCAGTCAGGGTTCATTGGATGAGCTCAATCGCCGCAGTCCTGAACAGCATGTTATGCAACAGTTCCGAGCCAATATTGTGATTTCCGGTACCGAACCTTTTGCCGAAGATGGCTGGAAGCGTATTCGGATCGGCACCGCTGAATTTGAACTCGTTAAACCTTGTAAGCGCTGTATTTTAGCCACAGTCGAGCCAGAAAGTGGCCAGTTGAGGGCGTCGCAAGAGCCGCTGAAAACATTAGTACAATTCCGGCGCGATGCATCCGGTGGTGTCTTTTTCGGTCAGAATATGGTGGTTCGGACTGCGGGGATGATTCAGACCGATGATGTTGTGGAAGTGCTGGAATATAAAGAAAAAGAGCAATATCCGGATGAGCAGCCGCAGTGGCAAACGCTGACTTGTGTCGAAAAAGAAGAGATCGCCCGCGATTTTGTCACGTTCTGGCTGGAGCCACAGCAGGGGCAAACGCTGACTTATCTGCCGGGACAGCATTTACCGATTGCGTTAACCATCAACGGAGAAACGATCAACCGTCACTATACGTTGTCTTCCAGCCCGTCCCGGCCGGGACGACTGGCGATTTCAGTGAAGCGGGTCAGTGATGGTCAGGTGTCGAATTGGTTGCTCGATCATTTTCAAATCGGAGACATCCTTCAGGCACAAGCACCGGGCGGTCAGTTTCACTTGCAATCCGATTCATCCCATTACCCGTTGTTGCTGCTCTCTGCCGGTAGTGGCGTCACGCCGATGTTGTCGATGCTGCGCTATTTAGCGGATCATCAACAAATGCGGGATGTGGTGTTTTATCATCAGTGTCGCTCGGTGGATGATATTCCGTGTCGTGAAGAATTAGAACATTTGAATCATCAGCATTCGGGTTTGAAGGTGATTATTTCGCTGACACAGCCCCCTCAGGAGTGGTTTGGTCTGAAAGGGCGTTTTTCTTTGTCACACCTGCGTCAGGTGCAGGATGTGGAACGGCGGCAGGTGTTTGTTTGCGGGCCGGACGGTTTCATGAAAAAAGCGAAAAACCTCCTGATGAAAGCAGGCTTGCCGGCGCACTATTATCATCAAGAAGCATTCGGGGCTCAGAAAATTGCTGAACGCCCACATCTGAACGTGACGCTGACAATTAACGGCGAAAAGGTGGCGGGAAATAATCAACAGACATTGTTGGAACAGGCGGAAGATCAGGGGATTGCGATCAGCAATAGTTGCCGGGCCGGGTTGTGTGGCGCTTGTCGGGTGAAAGTCACACAAGGGCGAGTGTCTCAGCCGGATGTCCCTGCATTGGAAGATAAAGATCGCCAAGCGGGTATGGTCTTGGCGTGTTGCTGTGTTCCGGATACCGATCTTGAGATCAGTTACTAG
- a CDS encoding 1-acyl-sn-glycerol-3-phosphate acyltransferase gives MTSITDPYAEIRPYEDDEIPAAINRLIEDDEFIHAIVKHRFKHHAGWIQILMSPWVKMYLKIKWRKLTSVEAIQLEVKKYLDQTLETTTGGVTYSGLDKLDKNQAYLFVSNHRDIAMDPALVNYGLHISGHQTVRIAIGDNLLRKPCATELMKLNKSFIVKRSAKGPREMMKALSTLSGYIKSSLDTGHSIWIAQREGRAKDGNDFTDPAILKMFHVAGRSKKIDFATYAKSLKIVPVAIAYENDPCDLAKARELYEKATLGTYEKREFEDIESIIQGIVGEKGRIHVTFGDVIDQDFATPDALAEEIDRQIHQHYQLFPINLLAAGCEGDDVTLETREILKQKLASLPEGAHEYLLASYANPVKNKPQA, from the coding sequence ATGACATCAATTACCGATCCTTATGCAGAGATTCGTCCTTACGAAGACGATGAAATTCCTGCAGCTATCAATCGTCTCATTGAAGACGATGAATTTATTCATGCAATTGTTAAACATCGATTCAAGCACCATGCCGGGTGGATACAAATCCTGATGAGTCCTTGGGTCAAAATGTATCTGAAGATCAAATGGCGGAAACTGACTTCTGTTGAGGCCATTCAGCTTGAAGTAAAAAAATACCTTGATCAAACATTAGAAACGACAACCGGTGGCGTGACCTATTCCGGTCTGGACAAGCTGGATAAAAATCAGGCTTATCTGTTTGTTTCTAATCATCGTGACATTGCGATGGATCCGGCGCTGGTGAACTATGGCCTGCATATTTCCGGTCATCAAACGGTGAGAATCGCAATTGGTGACAATCTGTTACGTAAGCCGTGTGCCACGGAACTGATGAAACTGAATAAGAGCTTTATCGTCAAGCGTTCTGCCAAAGGGCCACGCGAAATGATGAAAGCGCTGTCGACACTGTCCGGTTATATCAAAAGTTCGTTGGATACGGGTCATTCTATCTGGATTGCCCAGCGTGAAGGGCGGGCAAAAGATGGTAATGACTTTACGGATCCGGCTATTCTGAAGATGTTTCATGTGGCAGGTCGCAGTAAAAAAATTGATTTTGCCACGTATGCCAAGTCGCTGAAAATAGTGCCGGTGGCGATTGCGTACGAAAATGATCCCTGTGATTTGGCCAAAGCCAGAGAGTTGTATGAAAAAGCGACACTGGGCACCTATGAGAAAAGAGAATTTGAAGATATTGAAAGTATCATTCAAGGAATTGTGGGCGAAAAAGGGCGTATTCATGTGACATTTGGTGACGTGATTGACCAAGATTTCGCAACACCTGATGCACTGGCCGAAGAGATTGATCGGCAAATTCATCAACATTATCAGTTGTTTCCAATCAATTTACTGGCTGCCGGATGTGAAGGAGATGACGTGACGCTTGAAACCCGAGAGATACTAAAACAAAAGCTCGCGAGTTTGCCGGAAGGTGCGCATGAATATCTGCTTGCCAGTTATGCCAACCCGGTGAAAAACAAGCCACAAGCTTAA
- a CDS encoding YfcZ/YiiS family protein encodes MNTNDNIENEICEACGTLGEIGYIIKEGDDVAEVTVLAHGAAALQAELDKYIALAKQVCADVKYETTPITDDAQELHARFQFEVSAEKLIFELKSRSLVRG; translated from the coding sequence ATGAATACAAATGACAATATAGAAAACGAAATCTGCGAAGCTTGCGGAACACTCGGTGAAATCGGCTACATCATCAAAGAAGGTGACGATGTTGCAGAAGTCACTGTACTCGCACATGGCGCGGCAGCACTTCAGGCTGAACTTGACAAATACATTGCACTCGCGAAACAAGTCTGCGCTGATGTGAAATATGAAACCACACCAATCACTGACGATGCACAAGAACTCCATGCTCGCTTTCAGTTTGAAGTCAGTGCTGAAAAACTGATTTTTGAACTCAAATCTCGCTCTCTGGTTCGCGGATAA
- a CDS encoding TetR/AcrR family transcriptional regulator, whose translation MPKRSREDTEITIQTILDAVVYQVLNLGYDRMSYTTLSQQTGISRTGISHHFPKKTDFATALNSQIFLLFTSYLELENGVAAFRRSWMQALEHSQFVAILRFLFHHIIAAERSVDVSRQGLERMYHLIEEKLGTDADRELEWLLGKSLVAMSHHELLEPEAV comes from the coding sequence ATGCCTAAGCGTAGTAGAGAAGACACAGAAATCACGATTCAGACAATTTTAGATGCCGTCGTCTATCAGGTGCTGAACCTTGGTTACGACCGTATGTCATATACGACACTCAGCCAACAGACGGGAATCTCCCGGACAGGGATCAGTCACCACTTTCCTAAAAAAACGGATTTTGCCACAGCATTGAATAGCCAAATTTTCCTGCTTTTCACGTCTTATCTGGAGTTGGAAAATGGCGTTGCTGCATTTCGTCGAAGCTGGATGCAGGCATTGGAACACAGTCAATTTGTCGCTATTTTAAGATTCCTTTTCCACCACATCATTGCTGCTGAACGTTCTGTCGATGTTTCCCGACAAGGATTAGAACGCATGTACCATCTGATTGAAGAAAAGTTGGGAACCGATGCGGATAGAGAGTTGGAATGGCTGTTGGGAAAATCACTGGTGGCGATGAGTCATCATGAACTGCTAGAACCGGAAGCGGTTTAA
- a CDS encoding methyl-accepting chemotaxis protein — MIRYYENKSINTQLRVIMLFCLIISFSTIALLVYRSAASILLNSTLADHQSKVEGIAQSISQQFFTYLDTSKTLESTFHNSYLKGLTWQDKVVDFRGHPVTDVTINGKSVIDSTEIVDQFTRDTGAIATLFLPTGQDWVRVSTSLKNKQGERAVGTLLGQSHPGYEKLSRGEPYYAQVSLFGTHYLTYYNPLKDNHQRVVAISFIGVPVEKATTKLLRNLSHVKWGRTGSTMVVDAREHSQGKYLLSSDNTQADSILAEKDADGKSIFLDIFKHNEGLIRYHQSSHGDIRERYLVYTDVPGWDWKLLGGTYINEITEGSQELLKLIVLISSLVGGTTLVIIALFLSHTIKPLINLSQIMERLGQGEISLSIKTGAKETKNEILRLYNSAATMMTQLNHLVGNIRSTSDQVQAQSASVLSDANVGLTQSKRQHEQVEQVVTAIEEMATSAKDVAMQVEAIADNVRQANENTQSGLNLVEDVCIDVAQLNDQLAQSSQAIDQLRTDSESIQTVTEMIDAIAEQTNLLALNAAIEAARAGEQGRGFAVVADEVRTLAQRTQTSVQSVVSIIDKLKHSTTNAVQLMQHSQHHADSMMSKSQNAGTSLETIAQQIHSIASQAQTIATTAEQQAQVSADVAQSASDISQLNQQGQQTNEKTAESASSLESLAEHLKNQVDFFH; from the coding sequence ATGATTCGTTACTACGAAAACAAGAGCATTAACACTCAATTACGAGTAATCATGCTCTTTTGCTTAATCATCTCTTTTTCAACCATTGCATTACTCGTATACCGCAGTGCTGCAAGTATCCTTTTAAATTCAACACTGGCCGATCACCAATCGAAAGTAGAGGGGATTGCTCAATCGATATCACAACAGTTTTTCACTTATCTTGATACCAGCAAAACATTGGAATCAACCTTTCATAACAGCTATCTGAAAGGATTAACATGGCAGGATAAGGTGGTTGATTTCCGCGGACACCCAGTCACGGATGTCACAATCAATGGGAAAAGCGTCATTGACTCAACAGAGATTGTCGATCAATTCACACGAGATACCGGTGCCATTGCCACGTTATTTCTGCCGACGGGTCAAGACTGGGTACGCGTTTCGACCTCATTGAAAAACAAACAAGGCGAGCGAGCGGTCGGAACGCTACTGGGGCAATCACACCCTGGGTATGAAAAACTCAGTCGTGGTGAACCCTATTATGCTCAGGTGAGTCTGTTCGGCACTCACTATCTCACTTACTATAATCCGCTCAAAGACAATCATCAGCGCGTTGTCGCCATTTCATTTATCGGGGTTCCCGTTGAAAAAGCGACAACCAAGCTTTTGCGTAATCTCAGTCACGTCAAATGGGGCCGGACCGGTAGCACCATGGTTGTGGATGCACGTGAACATTCCCAAGGGAAATATCTGCTCAGCAGTGACAATACGCAAGCGGACTCGATTCTTGCCGAAAAAGATGCAGACGGGAAAAGCATCTTTCTCGATATTTTCAAACATAATGAAGGTTTGATTCGCTACCATCAATCCTCTCATGGTGATATTCGGGAACGCTACCTTGTCTATACCGATGTTCCCGGCTGGGACTGGAAACTCCTTGGCGGTACCTATATTAATGAGATCACCGAAGGCAGTCAGGAACTCCTGAAATTGATTGTCCTGATTTCATCGCTGGTCGGCGGTACGACACTTGTCATCATTGCACTATTCCTCAGCCACACGATTAAACCACTAATCAATCTAAGCCAGATTATGGAACGATTGGGCCAAGGGGAAATCAGCCTGAGTATCAAGACGGGTGCCAAAGAAACTAAGAATGAAATCCTCCGACTGTACAATAGTGCAGCGACCATGATGACTCAACTGAATCACTTGGTCGGTAATATTCGCTCCACCAGTGATCAGGTTCAGGCTCAATCAGCAAGTGTGCTCAGTGATGCCAATGTCGGATTAACCCAGTCTAAACGTCAACATGAACAGGTTGAACAGGTCGTCACGGCCATTGAAGAAATGGCAACCTCAGCCAAAGATGTGGCAATGCAGGTCGAAGCGATTGCTGATAATGTCCGACAAGCCAATGAGAATACACAATCTGGTCTGAATTTAGTGGAAGATGTGTGTATCGATGTAGCTCAATTGAATGACCAATTGGCACAATCCTCTCAGGCCATCGATCAGCTCAGAACCGACAGTGAAAGTATTCAAACCGTGACGGAAATGATTGATGCTATTGCTGAACAGACCAACCTGCTGGCCCTCAATGCGGCAATCGAAGCAGCACGAGCCGGTGAGCAAGGGCGTGGTTTTGCTGTAGTTGCGGATGAAGTCAGGACGTTAGCCCAAAGGACACAGACGTCGGTTCAGAGTGTGGTGAGCATTATCGACAAGCTCAAACACTCAACCACAAACGCCGTTCAGTTAATGCAGCATAGTCAACATCATGCGGATAGCATGATGAGTAAGTCTCAAAATGCCGGGACATCACTTGAAACGATTGCTCAGCAGATTCATTCGATTGCCTCTCAAGCCCAAACCATTGCAACAACGGCAGAGCAACAGGCGCAAGTTTCCGCCGATGTTGCCCAAAGTGCTTCAGATATCAGTCAGTTGAACCAACAAGGCCAACAAACCAATGAGAAAACTGCCGAGAGCGCCTCATCACTGGAATCTCTGGCAGAACATCTGAAAAATCAGGTCGACTTTTTCCATTAA
- a CDS encoding homocysteine S-methyltransferase family protein translates to MSEHQVTILDGGMSRELERLGAPFRQPEWSALALIETPEIVQQAHEVFIRSGSEVITTNSYALVPFHIGETRFNNEALTLAQKAGQMARQAVEATQTHAQVAGSLPPLFGSYRPDLYQADRVDEIAAPLIRGLDAFVDFWMIETQSLIAEATAIKASIDRFSDQAKPVWVSFTLEDAEPVEQPTIRSGETVAQAVQAMAGQDVQAILFNCCQPETIEDAIDVARHTLAELGKSHIQLGAYANAFAPQKKDAAANEEIDEIRADMTPPAYVAWAEKWCRQGASLIGGCCGIGAAHINELRQHLKS, encoded by the coding sequence ATGTCAGAACATCAAGTCACCATCCTCGACGGCGGAATGAGCCGAGAGCTGGAACGTCTCGGAGCGCCCTTTCGCCAACCCGAATGGTCTGCCCTTGCTTTGATTGAAACACCGGAGATTGTCCAACAGGCACATGAAGTCTTTATCCGTAGTGGCTCAGAAGTGATTACCACCAACAGCTACGCCTTGGTACCCTTTCATATCGGTGAAACCCGATTTAACAATGAAGCGCTGACACTGGCACAAAAAGCAGGACAAATGGCGCGTCAGGCTGTTGAAGCAACTCAGACTCACGCCCAAGTGGCCGGCTCTCTTCCGCCGTTATTCGGCTCTTATCGCCCTGATTTATATCAAGCGGATCGAGTGGATGAAATCGCAGCACCGCTGATTCGAGGGCTCGATGCTTTTGTTGATTTCTGGATGATCGAAACCCAAAGTCTGATTGCTGAAGCAACAGCGATCAAAGCATCAATTGACCGCTTCAGCGACCAAGCAAAACCAGTCTGGGTTTCGTTTACATTGGAAGATGCAGAACCCGTCGAACAACCAACGATTCGTTCCGGCGAAACTGTAGCACAAGCGGTACAGGCCATGGCCGGGCAGGATGTTCAGGCAATTCTGTTCAACTGCTGTCAACCGGAAACAATCGAAGACGCAATTGATGTAGCGCGTCACACGCTGGCTGAACTCGGCAAAAGCCACATTCAGCTTGGTGCCTATGCCAATGCATTTGCTCCGCAGAAAAAAGATGCGGCAGCCAATGAAGAGATTGACGAAATCAGAGCAGATATGACGCCACCGGCTTATGTCGCGTGGGCAGAAAAATGGTGTCGTCAGGGTGCCTCACTGATCGGCGGCTGCTGCGGTATCGGAGCCGCGCATATTAACGAACTCCGTCAACACCTGAAGTCTTAA